ATTCTAGACAGTTATAAACAGTAAACTCTAAATAAGTAAGAATTAGTCATTCTCGttatgacaggaaaaaaaaaaagtagctcaccaacaaaaaccccagtatCACATTCCCCAAATAAGGGAGTCAGAGCTCCTGGAACCTTTAACATGTTACTATGTGGGCAAGGATGACTTCGAATTCCTGATTGGGCTAGCTTTAACTCCCAAGTTCGGGATTACAGATAGGTGTCAACGTGCACAGCTTTCCGGTGATCATTTAGAAAGAGAGCTGGAGGTTGTGTGTGGACCAGCTCAAGAGTAAGAAATCACTGGGATCGTAgaagttgttttgtttctggttctGGGAAAGTGTGGGGCAGGTAGAAGAAGGTGCTTTCCTGGGAAGGAGGGATGAAGGATGTCTAAAGGACAGGAACTACACCGGCTGTTCTAGGAGGTTGTCTTAGTAACTGCTCTGTTGCTGTAAGGAGACACTACCGCCAAgataatgaagaaaaggaagcattTGATTGGGGGCTCGCTTTCGATTTcggagggtgagtccatgatcatcccAGCAAGCAGGCCAGCAGGGGGCTGCCTCAGTAGGTGAGAGCTTGCTTTCTTACATCCGGatgggcaggcaggaggcagaggaagctggAATCAGCCTAGTGTGGGCTttgggaaacctcaaagcccaaccccgaGACACACCTCTGctaaagaccacacctcctaatccttcctaaaccgGTTAGAGCAGCTAGGGACGAATGTAAGAGCCTATGaaagctgttctcattcaaaccacctcaagGGTCTTTCAGGGAAGAGAGGAATTGGTTCAAAGTTAGGGCAGGgggtacaaaacaaaacaaaaagaccacaTCTGTTGAGATTGATCCGTGAGCGCTAGAAGTTCAGCTAATTGCTGGCGTAACAGGTTGGGAACCTGTGGTTCTTGTCCAGCCTTTGTCACGGGCCAGCCGGGACACAgcagggacatttttttttaattttaaaatgtttcttttaattttaaaacatttttaaattttaaagtatttttaattttaagatattttaatgctaaaatacTTAATGCTGAAATATTTGTAATTTACaatatttttagattaaaattaaaatattttaatttaaaatatttgtaatttaaaatactgTTAAATTGTGCCAGCAGACGAGGGTTGCCGGATCCCGAGATGTTTACCCGTGGAAGGGagccatcacgtgggtgctggggattgcaccgtggtcctctggaagaacagataGTTCGCTTCACTGCTGGCCACCTCCACCCTGGGAAGTCCTTAAACCTCGACTATTTttctaaaatcccagcactcaggaaaattATGCCTTGGTGCTATATATAAGAAGCACGCAGAGGTCCTAGAAGATTCTTCGTGACTTGGCAGTTGAGGCagggttgtaaaaaaaaaaagaagaaactgagaaaatGACTGAAGTTTTTCTATAATCTGCGCTGCTCTCCTACCCCGACAGCCTCGCTAACACCTCTGGAGGCAACGCCACCCGGGGAGAATATAAGGGGCAGGCTGTAAAGAGGCACGTCCACAGACCAATCAGAATGCAGCATTCAATCAGGCCACCTGGCAGGCAGCCAATAGGAATGCAGTGGGCTCTATAAAAGCCGTGCTCACAAGCCGTTTTGCACCTTCGAAGGAGCAGGGAAGGAAGGCGCTTCAGCAGGATGGCTCGCACCAAGCAGACCGCGCGGAAGTCGACGGGAGGCAAGGCTCCACGCAAGCAGTTGGCCACCAAGGTGGCTCGCAAGAGTGCACCGGCCACGGGCGGCGTGAAGAAGCCGCACCGGTACCACCCTGGTACGGTGGCGCTGCGCGAGATCCGCCGCTACCAGAAGTCGACAGAGCTGCTGATCCGCAAGCTGCCGTTCCAGCGCTTGGTGCGTGAGATCGCCCAGGACTTCAAGACGGACCTGCGCTTCCAGAGCTCGGCCGTGATGGCGCTGCAGGAGGCCTGCGAGTCCTACCTCGTGGGGCTCTTCGAAGACACCAACCTGTGCGCCATCCACGCCAAGCGGGTGACCATCATGCCGAAGGACATCCAGCTGGCTCGTCGCATCCGCGGAGAGCGGGCCTAGACCTCGCAGGCTCCTCATCCTTGCGCTGCCACCGACCCAAAGGCTCTTTTCAGAGCCACCCACTAAGTCTGAAGAAGTGGTTGTAACCTTCCAGATCCCGTCTCGTGCCCCCTTGGTGTACGGGACAGGTTGGCTGGGAAGCCGGGGGAACGGGCAGGGATTGGACTAGTCGGGCTTAGCCGCGAACCCTTACCCGTTAACCTGCTTGGTCTGCAGTTCCGTCCCCGGTTTAACTAGGCTTTAACTTAAAAGATGTAGTAGCCTGAATATAGCACAAAGTTGTAGTGGGAACTGAGTCCAGCTTCCGCAGGCAGCAAATacactgctgccaccaccatggtgtgtgtttgcatggtGTGCTGACTGGAAGTCTGCATTAACTCATCCAGTTGTGTTAGCTGTGCATTATTTGGATAAGGTTTAAGAGGCTGCTGGCTACCTGCGTGTAAAGTTAGCCTTTCTCCTGTGATGGAAAGCACTTCGTGCTTTATTAAACTCTAGTCTGTGTTAACTTGGCCCATCTGTTAGGACGGCTAAGAAAAATTTCCAGGGACACATCCAGAGGAACCTGTGTTCTATAGACTCCAAATTTCCATTTAGGCGAGGGAAGTCCAGCTATTGTGTTGACTGGGCCTAAGTGGTAAGCAATAGGAACCTCTAGTCCAGAAGTCCAAGAAGGTGTTTTGCCCCGGGATTTTATTCTCTGGGTGTCACTAGCCTTGATTTCTCATATGCCCAGTACTGAGTAACAGGCTTCTGAATCATACAAAGAGCTGATGGTGTCCTGGAGATGATAGGCATCTGGAAACTAACCAGCTTGCGCAGAACTCAAACTGGGAAGAACCTAATTCAACTGCATAGTGGTGGCCTGAGGGGGAAATAGCGTGAATATATGGCTGTGAggttaatacaaaaaaaatttactcctgatatatatatatatatatatatatatatatatatatatatatatatatatatggagatcaCTTATTAATGTCTTTGTTAAATACATAACCAAGGACTAGTGTTGGGAATATGATTATGTTCCATTTTGTGGCCCACTGATTTCAAAGTGCTTAGTGCACTGTTTTGGCATCGATGGTAAAAAGTACTCCTAGCAAGGGGTATGCATGAGATGTTAGTATGCATCTGAAGAGTTCTGAAGCCCATTAGGTCTCATTTACTCAAAACTTAAAGGCACCACGAATTTAGTTTTCGGTACTGGAGGACGTATAAATTTTAAGATGTGAGTTAATGGCTGATGATCCCTGGAGAGCCATCCAAAAAGTTTAGAATGCTCAGGGACAGCTGTCCCTTTCTC
This Peromyscus maniculatus bairdii isolate BWxNUB_F1_BW_parent chromosome 8, HU_Pman_BW_mat_3.1, whole genome shotgun sequence DNA region includes the following protein-coding sequences:
- the H3-4 gene encoding histone H3.1, yielding MARTKQTARKSTGGKAPRKQLATKVARKSAPATGGVKKPHRYHPGTVALREIRRYQKSTELLIRKLPFQRLVREIAQDFKTDLRFQSSAVMALQEACESYLVGLFEDTNLCAIHAKRVTIMPKDIQLARRIRGERA